The Desulfofundulus salinus genome includes the window GGTACCGATGCCAAAAGAGCCGCCGGTAAAATCCATTCCGATATCGAGCGGGGGTTTATCCGGGCGGAAGTGGTGACCTTTAATGACCTGCACCAGCTGGGTTCTATGGCTAAGGTCAGGGAAAAAGGCCTTGCCCGCCTGGAAGGCAAGGACTACATTGTTCAGGATGGAGACATCATCAACTTCAGGTTTAATGTATAAGGTAAAAATGTATAATAGAAGAAAATGGCAATTGGGGGCTTCTTGAGCTATGGGTTACCGCGATCTTTTTCCAGACGAACTGGCGGCCCGGGTGGAAAAGGCGGTGGAGCTCCTGGCTGATTGCACTGTTTGCGCCCAGTACTGTCATGTCAACCGGTTGGAGGGGGAAAAGGGGTTCTGCCGGGGCGGGCGGCTGGCGGCGGTGAGCAGCTGGGGTCCCCATTTTGGGGAAGAGGAAGTCCTGGTGGGCCGGCACGGTTCGGGGACCATTTTTTTCGCCCATTGCAACCTGGCCTGCCGCTTTTGCCAGAACTGTGACATAAGCCAGTACGGCGAAGGCAGCGAACTGACCGCCCGGGAACTGGCCGGCGCCATGCTGGAATTGCAGGATATGGGCTGCCATAACATTAACCTGGTTTCCCCCAGCCACTATGTGCCGCAAATCCTGGAAGCCCTGTATATTGCCGCCGGTGATGGCTTAACCCTGCCCCTGGTTTACAATACCGGTGGATATGATGCCCTGCACACTTTAAAGTTATTGGACGGGGTAGTGGATATTTACATGCCCGACATCAAGTTTGGCGATGACGGGATTGGTGAGCGCTATACCAGGGCGGCCAATTATTTTACGGTGGCCAAACAGGCGGTTAAGGAAATGCACCGGCAGGTAGGGGATCTGGTGGTGGATGAGCGGGGTATGGCCGTCAGAGGACTGCTGGTGCGCCATCTGGTCATGCCCGGCGATCTCGCCCGTACCGGGGCGGTGATGAAATTCCTGGCCGGGGAGATATCCCCCAACACCTTTGTAAATATTATGGATCAATATTACCCGGCCCATGAGGCCCGCCGCTATCCGGAACTATCCCGGCGGATTACCCGTGAGGAGTTTCGCCGGGCGGTGGAAATTGCCCGGGAATGCGGTTTGCAGCGCATTTATTCGTAAAACTTAAATATCATCTTCACCGCTTGGGCGGCGGTCGTTCCTGATCCGGCAAGGGGTCCGGAACGACCGCCCTTTTTTTATGGGGTTTGACAACAGTGTTTTAAAAAGGTGGTATAAAATACTTTTCCTGTGAAATACTAGGCCGCGAGAGGAGGTGGAACAAATGCATCACTGGCGGATGACCGAAATGGAGAAGCTTCACATTATGGAGCAGTTAAGGGCTGAGGAACTGTGCACAAAGAAAGCCCGCTTTTACCTCACTCAGACCCGGGATCCGGCCATCCAGGGACTGCTGCAGCAGTGCATTGACAAAGGGCAGCGGCATATCAGCACCCTGAACAACCTGCTCCGGGATGCCGGGTTATCGGGCATGGCGGCGCAACACTAATTTCCAATTGCCACACACAGGAGGTGTTAGCAGTGCAGTTTTCCGACCGGGATATCCTGGCCGATATGCTCACCGGAGCCAAGATGATCTCCACGGGTTATCACATGGCCGTGCTGGAAGCGGCTAATGACCGGGTGCGGAACACCCTTATCCATATCAACAATGAAGAAATGAACACCCAAAAGCAAATCTTTGATTTGATGCACTCCCGGGGCTGGTACCCCCTCGATCCCGTTTTCACGGGTACGCCTATGGGACCGGAAGCTACCAACATCCGTGGGCCCGAGGGGCCTATGGGGAGAATGGCTCCCGGAATGGGTCCCGCGCAAATGTAAGCTGACTCTGGACTCCCGTAAACGAATACGGCCAGAAGCCTGCCACTGGTGGGCTGCCTGTAGGGAAGAACAAGAAAGGGAAGACCGGGGAGGAAGAGGCCCGGTCTTTTTTCCTTTGTGCCCGGTCGCAAGCCTTGTGTCGTGTTCAAAAACAGTTGCCGGAAGGTTACTAAGAAGGCGGGTTTTAAGGGGGAGGGTGTAAACCGTGGGAACAATGCCCTGCCGGAAGGTCACCAGGCATAGTACGGTAAATTGCTGGTAGGCCCATTTTTCCTGCATCTGGGGAAGATTTTTTGCGTTTCAGAAGCCGAAACGCGCACCACGCAGCCCCTTTTGCATTGGCGGATCCATGATAATGGCTGTATTTGGGCCGGCCGCCCATGGCTCTGGAAGAGCCTCCCATAGAAGGACGGGATATCGCCGATATTGTACCGGCATGGCGGAGTTAAAATATCCTAAAAAGGTGGTTCTGGGCGAAATCGCCGTGCGGGATGGCTTCCAGCATGAAGAAAAGTTCATCCCCACCCTGGCCAAACTGTGGGTTCTGGAGGACCTACGGAGCATAAGTAAATGACGGGGTTTGACCATTAAAGGCCCCTACGCCGCACCGGGCGGAAGGGGTCTTTTTTATCTGGTGCATTTTATTTACGAAAGGGAACTGGTGGCCCTCCGGCGAATGTTTAAAGCACGAACATTGGAGAAGGGAGGAGTGAGAATATGGCCGAGGGTAAAAAGACCAGAAAGATTGCCATTCTTGGTGGTCCGGGTACGGGTAAAACAACGTTATGTAAACAGTTAGATGTGGATTACAGCATGGCCGGCTATATAAGTGACGTTTGCCTGGAATTTGCCCGCTCATACATTGCCTGGTACGGGGTGCCCAGGAGCATTTTTGAACAGTTTCTGCTCTATGAGGGGCAAAAACGCCGGGAAGAGGAGCTTTCCTACTGCGACATTATTTTCTGCGACAACGCCACCATTTTGAATTACGTGTACGGCCTGTTGAGCTGCGATTTCAAAAACCCGAAGGAAGTTTACGCCTTGATGAAACTGTATGAGTGGGCCATGCGAGACCTGCCCGAGTATGACATCTTTTACGTGCCCCGGGAGTTTGATGTGGAAAAAGACGGAATAAGGTACCAGGACAGTGATTTTGCCGTGGTCGTGGATGCCAAGATAAAAAATTTCCTGGATATCATGAATGTACCCTACACCATAGTAAGAGGGGACCTGGAAACCAGGGTAAAGACGGTTAAGGAAAAAATCGGTTTTGTAGAAAAGCGCAAGCGCTGTACTGCCATCCACGAGGTGGCTTTACGGAACGATAATGGAAGCTGTCCGGTTTAATGGCTTCTCGATGAGAAAGGGCGGCGGTCGTTCCGGAACGACCGCCGCCCAATTATTATTATTATTATTATTATTTATGTTCGTACAGGTCCGGTGCCCGGGCCTGGGCCTAGATGGCCTGGCCATATCTACCCGGTTGTGCATTTTGTTCCACGCGTGGCATTGAGAATGGCCAGCAGGGCGACCCCCACGTCGGCAAAGACGGCCTCCCAGATGGTGGCCAGCCCCAGGGTTCCCAGGCCAAGAAAGAACGCTTTCATGCCCAGGGCCAGGATGATGTTTTGTTTGACAATTGCCCTGGTGTGACGGGCAATTTCCATGGCCGTGGCCAGTTTGGAGGGAGCATCCTCCATGAGCACCACGTCGGCGGCTTCAATGGCCGCATCGGAACCCAGCCCGCCCATGGCCACCCCCACATCGGCCCTGGCAATAACGGGGGCATCGTTGATACCATCACCGACAAAGGCCAGCTTTTGCCGTGGAGGCAGGTTGGCCTTTAGTTCTTCCACCCGCCGGACCTTGTCCTCCGGCAGGAGCTGGGCATAATAGTGATCTATGCCCAGCGTTTCGGCCACCCGGCGGGCAGCCCTTTCCTCATCGCCGGTCAACATGACCACTGTCTTTACCCCGAGGGCTTTCAACCTGGCAATGGCCTGGCGGGCATCGGGTTTAATTTCGTCGTTGATGACAATGTACCCGGCCAGGATGCCGTCAATGGCTACAAATACCGTATTGCCTTCTACGCAAGAGATATCGTGGGAAATCCCCTCCCGGTCCAGGAGGCGGTCCCCCCCAACCAGAACGTTTTTGCCCGCGACCCGGGCCAGGATGCCGTATCCCGGGATTTCCCGGCAGTCGCTCACACTGTCCAGGGGAATTTCCCGCCCCCAGGCCCGCCGGATGGACTGGGCTACGGGGTGGGTGGAATAAGCTTCGGCCGCCGCAGCGTAAGCCAGCACTTCCTCCCGTTGAAAGCCGTTTTGAGCTACCACCCGGTTGACCCGGAAAACCCCCCGGGTTAGGGTTCCCGTTTTATCAAAGACCACCGTATGCAGGTTGGCTAAGGCGTCCAGGTAATTGGCTCCCTTGACCAGAATGCCCTGGCGGGAGGCCCTGCCGATGCCGCCAAAATAGGACAGGGGTATGGAAATGACCAGCGCACACGGGCAGGAAATGACCAGGAAAATCAGTGCCCGGTAGAGCCATTGGGACAAGGTGGCACCGGGAACCACCAGCGGGGGTATAAAGGCCAGCGCAAGGGCTCCCAGCACTACTGCCGGGGTATAGTAGCGGGCAAAGGTGGTAATGAACTTTTCTACGGGGGCCTTTCTGGCCGCGGCATTTTCCACCAGTTCCAGGATCCGGGCTACGGAGGAGTCCTTAAAAGGCCTGGTTACCTTTACGGTCAGAAGGCCCTGG containing:
- a CDS encoding radical SAM protein, whose product is MGYRDLFPDELAARVEKAVELLADCTVCAQYCHVNRLEGEKGFCRGGRLAAVSSWGPHFGEEEVLVGRHGSGTIFFAHCNLACRFCQNCDISQYGEGSELTARELAGAMLELQDMGCHNINLVSPSHYVPQILEALYIAAGDGLTLPLVYNTGGYDALHTLKLLDGVVDIYMPDIKFGDDGIGERYTRAANYFTVAKQAVKEMHRQVGDLVVDERGMAVRGLLVRHLVMPGDLARTGAVMKFLAGEISPNTFVNIMDQYYPAHEARRYPELSRRITREEFRRAVEIARECGLQRIYS
- a CDS encoding spore coat protein, translated to MQFSDRDILADMLTGAKMISTGYHMAVLEAANDRVRNTLIHINNEEMNTQKQIFDLMHSRGWYPLDPVFTGTPMGPEATNIRGPEGPMGRMAPGMGPAQM
- a CDS encoding ATP/GTP-binding protein, giving the protein MAEGKKTRKIAILGGPGTGKTTLCKQLDVDYSMAGYISDVCLEFARSYIAWYGVPRSIFEQFLLYEGQKRREEELSYCDIIFCDNATILNYVYGLLSCDFKNPKEVYALMKLYEWAMRDLPEYDIFYVPREFDVEKDGIRYQDSDFAVVVDAKIKNFLDIMNVPYTIVRGDLETRVKTVKEKIGFVEKRKRCTAIHEVALRNDNGSCPV
- a CDS encoding heavy metal translocating P-type ATPase; the protein is MSMRYTLVGLDCPSCAAKIEHELQQIKGLEHATINFANRTLELPPELARRAQEAIHRIKPEVRLVEPREAKQAREHANGRRNLLVTGISAALLVIGFLFQESLHQTPYSWAEYLVLLTAYLLVGREILRTALKNLVRGKVFDENFLMSLATLGAIAIHQLPEAVAVMLFYSIGEYFQERAVNRSRRSIAALLDIRPHYANLLVNGETRQVKPEEVVTGQIIVVRPGERVPLDGEVLEGVSFVDTSALTGESVPRKVERGERVLAGMINGQGLLTVKVTRPFKDSSVARILELVENAAARKAPVEKFITTFARYYTPAVVLGALALAFIPPLVVPGATLSQWLYRALIFLVISCPCALVISIPLSYFGGIGRASRQGILVKGANYLDALANLHTVVFDKTGTLTRGVFRVNRVVAQNGFQREEVLAYAAAAEAYSTHPVAQSIRRAWGREIPLDSVSDCREIPGYGILARVAGKNVLVGGDRLLDREGISHDISCVEGNTVFVAIDGILAGYIVINDEIKPDARQAIARLKALGVKTVVMLTGDEERAARRVAETLGIDHYYAQLLPEDKVRRVEELKANLPPRQKLAFVGDGINDAPVIARADVGVAMGGLGSDAAIEAADVVLMEDAPSKLATAMEIARHTRAIVKQNIILALGMKAFFLGLGTLGLATIWEAVFADVGVALLAILNATRGTKCTTG